In Streptomyces nojiriensis, one genomic interval encodes:
- a CDS encoding L-serine ammonia-lyase, whose protein sequence is MAISVFDLFSIGIGPSSSHTVGPMRAARMFVTRLKKDGVLAQTASVRAELFGSLGATGHGHGTPKAVLLGLEGHSPRTVNVETADDEVERIRKSGRLRLLGAEIGDVHEIAFDEPNQLILHRRRSLPYHANGMTLFAYDSAGTPLLEKTYYSVGGGFVVDEDAVGEDRIKLDDTVLKYPFRSGDEMLRLANETGLSISSLMLENEKAWRTEEEIREGLLEIWRVMQSCVSRGMSREGILPGGLRVKRRAAATARQLRTEGDPMLHRSEWATIYAMAVNEENAAGGRVVTAPTNGAAGVLPAVLHYYMNFVPGADEDGVVRFLLAAGAIGMLFKENASISGAEVGCQGEVGSACSMAAGALAEVLGGTPEQVENAAEIGMEHNLGLTCDPVGGLVQIPCIERNGMAAVKAVTAARMAMRGDGSHKVSLDKVIKTMKETGADMKVKYKETARGGLAVNVIEC, encoded by the coding sequence GTGGCCATCTCCGTCTTCGATCTCTTCTCCATCGGTATCGGTCCCTCCTCCTCCCACACGGTCGGTCCGATGCGGGCCGCGCGCATGTTCGTGACGCGGCTGAAGAAGGACGGCGTGCTGGCCCAGACCGCCTCCGTCCGGGCCGAGCTCTTCGGATCCCTCGGTGCGACCGGCCACGGGCACGGCACCCCCAAGGCGGTGCTGCTCGGCCTGGAGGGCCACTCCCCCCGCACGGTGAACGTCGAGACCGCCGACGACGAGGTCGAGCGCATCCGCAAGAGCGGCCGGCTGCGGCTGCTGGGCGCGGAGATAGGCGATGTCCACGAGATCGCCTTCGACGAGCCGAACCAGCTGATCCTGCACCGCCGCCGCTCCCTGCCGTACCACGCGAACGGCATGACGCTCTTCGCGTACGACAGCGCCGGCACCCCGCTGCTGGAGAAGACCTACTACTCGGTCGGCGGCGGCTTCGTCGTGGACGAGGACGCGGTCGGCGAGGACCGGATCAAGCTCGACGACACGGTGCTGAAGTACCCCTTCCGTTCCGGCGACGAGATGCTGCGCCTCGCGAACGAGACCGGCCTGTCGATCTCCTCCCTGATGCTGGAGAACGAGAAGGCCTGGCGCACGGAGGAGGAGATCCGCGAGGGCCTCCTGGAGATCTGGCGCGTCATGCAGTCCTGCGTCTCGCGCGGCATGTCCCGCGAGGGGATCCTCCCGGGCGGCCTGCGGGTCAAGCGCCGGGCCGCCGCCACGGCGCGCCAGCTGCGCACCGAGGGCGACCCGATGCTGCACCGCAGCGAGTGGGCGACGATCTACGCGATGGCGGTCAACGAGGAGAACGCGGCCGGCGGCCGGGTGGTGACCGCGCCGACCAACGGCGCCGCGGGCGTCCTGCCGGCCGTGCTGCACTACTACATGAACTTCGTGCCGGGCGCGGACGAGGACGGCGTGGTCCGCTTCCTCCTCGCCGCGGGCGCGATCGGCATGCTCTTCAAGGAGAACGCCTCGATCTCCGGCGCCGAGGTCGGCTGCCAGGGCGAGGTGGGCTCCGCCTGCTCGATGGCGGCCGGCGCCCTCGCCGAGGTCCTCGGCGGCACCCCGGAGCAGGTCGAGAACGCGGCCGAGATCGGCATGGAGCACAACCTCGGCCTGACCTGCGACCCGGTCGGCGGTCTGGTGCAGATCCCCTGCATCGAGCGCAACGGCATGGCGGCGGTCAAGGCCGTCACCGCGGCGCGTATGGCGATGCGCGGCGACGGCAGCCACAAGGTGTCCCTCGACAAGGTCATCAAGACCATGAAGGAGACCGGCGCCGACATGAAGGTCAAGTACAAGGAGACCGCCCGCGGCGGCCTCGCCGTCAACGTCATCGAGTGCTGA
- a CDS encoding dihydrofolate reductase family protein yields the protein MEQLLRVQNFAVSRDGFGAGEHQSLARPFGDADPGALLAWAGATASWPNRTDPGGSRGLDDYFTRDFSHNIGAEIMGRNKFGPQRGPWTDHDWRGWWGEEPPFHTPVFVMTHHTRPSFTLSDTTFHFVDADPATALDRAREAAQGKDVRLGGGATTIREFLDADLVDTLHVAVAPVEIGAGVRLWESPEELLDRFHLDVVPSPSGVTHHLFWRR from the coding sequence ATGGAACAACTGCTGAGAGTCCAGAACTTCGCCGTGTCGCGCGACGGGTTCGGTGCAGGCGAGCACCAGAGCCTCGCGCGGCCGTTCGGCGACGCCGATCCCGGCGCACTGCTCGCCTGGGCCGGAGCCACCGCGAGCTGGCCCAACCGCACCGACCCCGGAGGGAGCCGGGGTCTCGACGACTACTTCACCCGGGACTTCTCGCACAACATCGGCGCCGAGATCATGGGCCGCAACAAGTTCGGTCCCCAGCGCGGGCCCTGGACCGACCACGACTGGCGCGGCTGGTGGGGTGAGGAGCCCCCGTTCCACACCCCGGTGTTCGTCATGACCCACCACACGCGCCCCTCGTTCACGCTCTCCGACACCACCTTCCACTTCGTCGACGCCGACCCGGCCACGGCCCTGGACCGGGCGCGGGAGGCCGCGCAGGGCAAGGACGTCCGGCTCGGCGGCGGGGCCACCACCATCCGGGAGTTCCTCGACGCCGACCTCGTCGACACCCTGCACGTGGCGGTCGCGCCGGTGGAGATCGGAGCCGGGGTCAGGCTCTGGGAGTCGCCCGAGGAGCTGCTCGACCGGTTCCACCTCGACGTCGTGCCCAGTCCGAGCGGTGTGACGCACCACCTGTTCTGGCGCAGATGA
- a CDS encoding AMIN-like domain-containing (lipo)protein: MHTRLRQFAALATGALLAACLSFAAPASASTTAAATQAPTPLVVDARWAGHPTYDRIVIDLQGHVPAVTVTPVPRLVQDGSGKPVPLPGKYFLEIRLHPAAAHDDAGRSVYHGPKLQQINLGKLKGIALTSDYEGYVTFGAAFDTLPYYRAFPLHSPERFVVDIAH, encoded by the coding sequence ATCCACACCCGTCTCCGGCAGTTCGCGGCCCTGGCCACCGGCGCCCTGCTCGCCGCCTGCCTCTCCTTCGCCGCACCTGCCTCGGCCTCCACCACCGCCGCCGCCACCCAGGCGCCGACCCCGCTCGTCGTCGACGCCCGCTGGGCCGGGCACCCCACGTACGACCGCATCGTCATCGACCTCCAGGGCCACGTCCCCGCGGTCACCGTCACTCCCGTCCCGCGTCTGGTCCAGGACGGGTCCGGCAAGCCCGTGCCGCTGCCCGGGAAGTACTTCCTGGAGATCCGCCTCCACCCCGCCGCCGCGCACGACGACGCGGGGCGGAGCGTCTACCACGGGCCCAAGCTGCAGCAGATCAACCTCGGCAAGCTCAAGGGAATCGCCCTGACCAGCGACTACGAGGGGTACGTGACCTTCGGCGCCGCCTTCGACACCCTGCCGTACTACCGCGCGTTCCCCCTGCACTCGCCGGAGCGGTTCGTCGTGGACATCGCGCACTGA